The Ralstonia sp. RRA genomic interval GGCGCCGATGCCGCAGCCCTCAAGCAATTGTCGGCATTGGTCATGCGAGAGGCGCACACGCTGACCTTCTCCGACGCATTCCTTGTGATTCTCGTCTGCTTCGCCATTGCCACCCCGATGGTATTGCTGATGCGCAAGGTAGCGCCGCCCGCCGCACCTTCGGCTGACGCTCACTGAAGCTGGACGACACCTGTTCTCGCACGACCACGCATTGGAGCCGCATAACATGGTCCGCCTTGCCGCAACGAACGCGTTTGTCCGGGTGGTCGAAGCCCGGACATGGGGCAATGGTGCGTCATCACGTGGCTACGTCATGCACGATGGTTCCGGCCGCGAGCGTATTCATAGCGCCGATCTCGAAATCCATGAGGATTCGGCTGCGCTCCGGCGACATCACGACGGCCAGGTACTGAACGGGCCGCTTCTGCTCGTCATAGATCAATCGGTTGATGCGCATGAGCGGCTGCCCCGGCGGCACCTGGAGCAATCGGGCCTGTAGCGGCGACGCGGCGATGGCTGTGTATTCCTGCACCACGCGGTCGAACCGAACACCGCGCTGCATTAGCAACTCAAAGAGCGGTTGCGCTTCCAGGTCAGCCTGATTGACTTCGCCTATATAGGCCTCCGGCACCCAGGCTTCCGTAATCATCACGGGCACCGCAGCCTTTCGCCGCAAACGCGTGACATGCAACAGGCGCGAATCGTCATCGACGTTCAGAAGTTGCGCGATGTCGCCGCCCGCCACGGGGTGCTCCAGGCTGAGCACTTCCACCTGGGTATCGCCAGAAATCTGACGCAGTGATTCGATGAACCCCAGCGTTGCCATCGGGCGCATTGCGGGTAGCTCAAGCCGGACGAACGTGCCTTTCCCCTGCCGCTTTTCCACCAGCCCTTCGGCTTCCAGATCGGCCAACGCGCGCCGCACTGTGATGCGCGATACGTCAAACAGCGCGCACAGCTCTTCTTCCTTCGGAAGCATCGTTCCCGAGCGGTACTGACCGCGGACGATCTGATCACGCAGCACGGTGAACATCTGGCGATGCAAAGACGTGCCCGGGCTACGTTTCAGTGCAGTTGAATTCACATTTGAGGTCATCTTTAGCGCATCTCCCTTGACGGCGGGAGCTTAGCCGAACTTTTCCTTGCGGTGTTATGTGTATCACATCATAATGACATGACAACATAAACTGTGGTGACGGCCCGACCCGGATAGCCACATCGATACACGGAGACACCATGACCCATCAGACGCTGTCGGCAATGCGGGAGACGCAGGTCTCCAGCGCCCGCCTCACTGCCGGCGAGTTGGCCGCACGCATCGACCGCCTTCCGGCGACGCGCAGCATCTGGAGCTTGGTGTTGTTGTTGTCGTTGGGTGCCTACTTTGAGTTCTACGAACTCTTCTCCACGGCCTATGTGCTGCCAGGGATCATCAAGAGCGGCGTGCTGAGCGCCACCACCGAGGGGTTCTTTGCCTTCAACGGCGCAGCGAGCTATATCGCGGCGACATTTCTTGGCTTGTTGATCGGCGTGCTGGCCTTCGGCTCCGTCGCTGACCGGCTCGGGCGACGTTCCGTGTTCACGGTCGCGCTGCTCTGGTACTCGGTGTCGGCCGTGTGCATGGCGTTCCAGCACGATGCGGTGGGGCTCAACTTCTGGCGACTGATGACCGGCATTGGTCTTGGCGTCGAACTCGTCACGATCGATGCCTACCTGAGTGAGCTGGTGCCCGCGCGCATCCGCGGCCGGGCATTTGCGGTGAGCACGGTGATCTCCTATCTCGCGGTGCCTTCCGTTGCACTGGTCGCCTGGTTGCTCGTGCCACGCTCGGTATTTGGCCTGGAAGGCTGGCGCGTTGTGATCCTGCTTGGCGGCGCAGGAGCATTGCTGGTTTGGCTGCTGCGCCTGGGGCTGCCGGAAAGCCCGCGCTGGTTGGCCAGTCATGGCCAATTGGAGCAAGCAACCGCCGTGGTGGAACGCATGGAAGCAAAAGCGCTTCAACAGAGCGGCCGCTCCTTGCCGATTCCTCAGCCACCCCGTGCGGTTGCGGTGGGCGAGCGAGCCTCCTTCCGCGAGATCTGGCAAACACCGTACCGACGCCGAACCGTGATGCTGGTCATCTTCCACGCCGCCCAGGCGATTGGCCTCTATGGCTTTTCCAACTGGATGCCGACCTTCCTGGTGCACCGCGGCGTGGGGCTGTCATCGAGTCTGGAATACGGGCTGATGGTCTCGTTTGTGGCGCCGCTCGGCCCGCTGCTGGCGGTGAGCTTTGCCGACCGTGTCGAGCGCAAGTGGCTGATTGTGGCCGCAGCGTTGGTGATGTCCGCCGCCGGCGTGATGTTCATCAATCTCGACAGCGGGCTCGCCATTCTCATCACGGGTGCTTTGCTGACGCTCTGCGGAACCTTGATCTCGCTGGGTTTCCATGCGTACCAGGCCGAGTTGTACCCGACACGCAGCCGGGCAATGGCGATCGGCTTTGTCTACTCGATCAGCCGTGTCTCTGGCGCGTTGAGCGGGTTTCTCATCGCCGCCTGTCTGAAGTACGCCGGTGTGCCCGGTGCGGTCGGACTGATCGTCGGCTGCATGCTGATCGTCGCCTTGAGCATTGGCTTGCTCGGCCCCCGTACCGCAGGACGCTCCCTCGAAGACATCAGCCGGTAATGCGACCCGGCCCGACCATCTGCGCGGGCTTCCAGTGCCCGCCTTTCAAGAACCACGCCAGGAGTTATCCATGAACGCTGCAAACCAATTACGCCAACTGCTCGCTCGACCAGAGATCGTGGTCGCCCCAGGGGCCTACGATGGACTGACCGCACGCCTGATCCAGCAGGCAGGATTCGCTGCCGTCTACATGACCGGCGCCGGTACCGCCGCCGCGCGCGGGTTCCCCGACTTCGGCCTGCTCGGCATGAGTGAGATGGTCGACAACGCCGCCGTGATCGCGCGCTCGGCGGACATTCCCCTCATCGCCGATGCGGACACCGGCTATGGCAATGAACTGAATGTCACGCGCACCGTACGCGAGTTCGAAGCGCGCAACGTTGCAGCCATCCATCTGGAAGACCAGGTTTTCTCCAAGCGCTGCGGCCATCTGGATGGCAAGGAGATCGTCGAGCGCGATGAATACATCGCCAAGATCCGAGCGGCTGTCGCCGCGCGGCGCAATCCGGATTTCACGATCATCGCCCGCACCGACGCACGCGCCGTCGTCAGCCTCGACGAGGCCATCGAGCGCGCCAATCTGGCCATTGAAGCGGGCGCGGATATGGCGTTTGTCGAAGCGCCTCGCACGCTGGAGGAAGTCGCGGCCATTCCGCGCGAGGTGAAGGGTCCCTGCCTGCTCAACCTGGTGCCCGCGGGGCGCACGCCGCTGCTGCCGTTTGCCCAGGCGCAGGACTTGGGCTACCGCATGGTCATCCTTCCTGGCCTGCTGTTGAAGGCAACCATGGAAGCGGGTGATGCCGTTCTGCGAGATGTCCGGCAAACCGGCCAGATGCCACCGCTCAAGATCGACGCGAGCGTCGCTGAGTTCTTCCGCCGCTTTGGCTCGGACGAATGGAGCGCACTGCGGCAACGCTTCCAACAAAACCATCAAGGGTGAGCCATGGGACGTACGCTTTTCGACAAAGTATGGGATGCCCATGTCATCAAGGACCTGGGCGACGGATGGGCTCTGCTGCATATCGATCGGCACCTGCTGCACGATCTTTCGGGGGCACCCGCACTCGGCGAGCTGGCCAAGCGAACGCTGCCGCCGCATAGCCCGGAGCTGTGCTTTGCAACGCCGGACCACGTGGTCTCCAGCGCGCCGGGCCGCACCGAGAAGACCTACCCCCTCGGCGGCATGCTCTGGGCCGGCCTGAAGCAGGGAAGTCAGAACGGACACATTCGCCTGTTCGATCTGGGGCAGCCCGGCCAGGGCATCGTTCACGTTATGGCGCCCGAACTGGGGATCGCGCTGCCCGGCACCACGCTGGTGTGCGGTGATAGCCATACCTGCACCAACGGCGGCCTGGGTGCGCTGGCATTCGGTATCGGCTCGTCCGAGATCGTGCACGTGCTCGCTACCCAGACGTTGCGCCAGCAGAAGCCGCTACGCATGCGCGTGCGCGTGGAAGGAACTCTGCCGGTAGGCGTGACGCCCAAAGACCTTGCACTGCACCTCATCGCCAAGCTCGGCGCATCCGCAGGCGTCGGGTATGCCGTGGAGTTCGCGGGGCAGACCATTGAGGACATGTCTATCGAAGGCCGTCTGACGCTGTGCAATCTGGCCGTCGAGCTGGGTGCCAAATACGCGCAGATCGCGCCGGACGACACGACGTTCACCTACTTGCGCGATCGGCCCTTCGCACCGCAAGGCGAGTTGTTCGAGCGTGCCGTGGAGGACTGGCGCGCGTTGTCCAGCGATGCCGATGCCGTGTTCGATTGCGAAGTGCAGTGCGATGCAAAGGAGGTGCCCCCAACCGTGACGTGGGGCACAAGCCCAGATCAAGCCATGTCGATCGATGGCCGCATCCCAGACCCGGAAACGGCTGGGGATGCAGCGCGCGCAGAAGCGTGGCGCACCGCGCTGGAGTACATGGGGTTGGATGCAGGCCAGCCATTGGCGGGCACGCCGGTGGATTGGGTCTTCATCGGGTCCTGCGCCAATTCGCGCCTATCGGATCTGCGTGATGCGGCCAGTGTGGTCCGGGGCAAGAAGGTGGCGCCCGGCGTGACGGCCTGGGTGGTCCCGGGCTCCGAGCTGGTCAAGCGCGCTGCCGAGGCCGAAGGGCTCGACGTGGTGTTCAAGAACGCCGGGTTCGAATGGCGTGAACCGGGCTGCAGCATGTGCGTTGCCGCCAATGGCGAACGCGTTCCATCCAGTGCCCGGGCCGTCTCTACGTCCAACCGCAATTTCGTTGGCCGCCAAGGGCCGGGCGCGCGCACCCACCTGGCAAGCCCTGCGATGGCCGCCGCCGCTGCCATCGCCGGCACCCTGATCGATATCCGGAGCCTCTGACCATGCAACCCTTCAAAACGCTCGTCGGTTTGGCGGCGCCATTGCCACGCGCCAACCTGGACACCGACGTCATCATCCGCATCGAACGGTTGACCACGGTGCCCCAAAACGAGCTGGGCCAGTATGCCTTTGAGGCAATCCGGTACCTCGCCGACGGCACCCCTGATCCGGAGTTTCTTCCAGCGCGGCCCGAATTCAACGGCGCATCCATTCTTGTCAGCGGCGCCAATTTCGGTTGCGGCTCCTCGCGCGAAAGCGCCGTCTGGGCCCTGCTCTCCATGGGGTATCGCTGCGTGATCGCCCCGAGCTTCGGGAGCATCTTCTACAACAACTGCTTTCAGAACGGCGTCCTGCCGCTCACGCTGGACGAAGCACAAGTCAACGAGCTGACAACGCTTGCGCGTCAAGCCAAATCATTCACAGTCGACCTTGAACGCCAGGTCATCGAGGTCGACGGCCGGAGTTGGAACTTCGAGATCGACGCGTTGCGCAGAGACATGCTCCTGCAAGGCCTGGACGAAGTGGGCGGCACCCTGCTGGAAGACGACTTGATTCGCGCATGGCAGGCAGCCGATCGGGAGCGTCGGCCGTGGGTGTGGAATCTCTCGGGTGTCCAGTTCGACGGGCGAGGCAAGTCATGCTAGGCCGCGTCTTGGGGCGTTTGCTCAAAGGGCAGCGGGCCGGTGAAGACCGCCTGGCCTGGTATCACCCAGCCGTCTCATCGGCACCAGCGCTGCTGGAATTGCGCAGCGAGAGCTTCAGCGAAGGGCAGTCGATTCCCATCGCGCATGCCGGCCACGGTGTGGGCGCAAACCGATCGCCCGGCCTTTCATGGCACAACGTCCCGCCCGGCACCCAGGAGCTGATCCTGATTGTCGAGGATGCCGACGCGCCTCTGCCCCGGCCGTTTGTGCACCTGGTCGCCACTGGCATCCGGCCGACATCGGTTGGGCTGCCTGAGAGCGCACTGAATGCCGCAACGAACACCTACGCATCGCTGGGGCGCAACAGCTTTGGCAAGGCGATCTACGCGGGCCCGCGAGCCCTGCCCGGACACGGCCCACATCGATACAGCTTTCAATTGCTGGCCCTGAACCGGGCACTGCTGTTCTCCGAGCCGCCGAGGCTACGGGACGTGCTCGACCGCCTGGATGGGGCGGTGCTGGCACGAGGCCGCCTGAATGGTGTCTTCGAACGGTTTTGAACCACATGGAAAACAAGATGAACGTACATGCTCCACGCCAGGCCAGCGACCCGACAGGGCCGACCGGGCAACTCGCCACATGGCTGGCCAACTTCACACTGAGCACGGTGCCCGAGGCCGTGCTCGAACGCGCACGGTTGCTGCTGCTGGACGGCGTCGGCTGCGCGCTGGTCGGCGCACAGTTACCCTGGTCGCGCATTGCCGTCGAGTCCGTCCTTGGGCTGGAAGCCGAAGGGCCATGCAATGTCATCGGCTGGGGCCGCAAGACCACTGCGCCTGTCGCAGCGTTGCTGAATGGCACCTTCATCCAGGGTTTCGAGCTGGATGATTTCCACCCGCTCGCGCCGTTGCACAGCGCATCTCTGGTGTTGCCCTCGTTGCTGGCCACGGCGGAAAAGCTGGGCGGTGTGAGTGGCGAGCGCTTGCTGGCCGCCGCGATTGCCGGATTCGAGGTGGGACCCCGTGTGGGCCTGGCGCTGCATGGCGGCCAGATGCTCTCGCGCGGCTGGCATTCGGGGGCTGTCTTTGGCACGCATGCGTCCGCGGCCGCCAGCGGTGTGTTGCTCCAACTGGACACCGCAGCATTTGAGGATGCGCTTGGACTGGCTGCAACGCAGTCTGCGGGGTTGATGGCGGCGCAATACGAGGCGATGTCCAAGCGCATGCATCACGGCTTTGCCGCACGCAACGGGCTCTACGCAGCGCACCTGGCGGCGAGCGGGTACACCGGCATCCAGCGCGTG includes:
- a CDS encoding MmgE/PrpD family protein produces the protein MNVHAPRQASDPTGPTGQLATWLANFTLSTVPEAVLERARLLLLDGVGCALVGAQLPWSRIAVESVLGLEAEGPCNVIGWGRKTTAPVAALLNGTFIQGFELDDFHPLAPLHSASLVLPSLLATAEKLGGVSGERLLAAAIAGFEVGPRVGLALHGGQMLSRGWHSGAVFGTHASAAASGVLLQLDTAAFEDALGLAATQSAGLMAAQYEAMSKRMHHGFAARNGLYAAHLAASGYTGIQRVFERDYGGFLSTFGEGHAPDATQIAHGLGEHWETPTIVLKAHAAMGGLHSGLDALFDLIAKHQLRPDQIDSIDVDLSHAVYHHGWWELERPITPIAAQMNIAYALAVALLDGEAMVRQFAPERIDRDDVWALIPRIRAHHDSAFDSAGPLGRGRTRLRIRLRDGTALQAEQPAPKSALQPMRRDQVVTKYRRLTDGLLPAPRQRAIETCLLELESLEDSATLSELLAGPVASAFS
- the leuD gene encoding 3-isopropylmalate dehydratase small subunit; this encodes MQPFKTLVGLAAPLPRANLDTDVIIRIERLTTVPQNELGQYAFEAIRYLADGTPDPEFLPARPEFNGASILVSGANFGCGSSRESAVWALLSMGYRCVIAPSFGSIFYNNCFQNGVLPLTLDEAQVNELTTLARQAKSFTVDLERQVIEVDGRSWNFEIDALRRDMLLQGLDEVGGTLLEDDLIRAWQAADRERRPWVWNLSGVQFDGRGKSC
- a CDS encoding GntR family transcriptional regulator; protein product: MFTVLRDQIVRGQYRSGTMLPKEEELCALFDVSRITVRRALADLEAEGLVEKRQGKGTFVRLELPAMRPMATLGFIESLRQISGDTQVEVLSLEHPVAGGDIAQLLNVDDDSRLLHVTRLRRKAAVPVMITEAWVPEAYIGEVNQADLEAQPLFELLMQRGVRFDRVVQEYTAIAASPLQARLLQVPPGQPLMRINRLIYDEQKRPVQYLAVVMSPERSRILMDFEIGAMNTLAAGTIVHDVAT
- a CDS encoding YbhB/YbcL family Raf kinase inhibitor-like protein, producing the protein MLGRVLGRLLKGQRAGEDRLAWYHPAVSSAPALLELRSESFSEGQSIPIAHAGHGVGANRSPGLSWHNVPPGTQELILIVEDADAPLPRPFVHLVATGIRPTSVGLPESALNAATNTYASLGRNSFGKAIYAGPRALPGHGPHRYSFQLLALNRALLFSEPPRLRDVLDRLDGAVLARGRLNGVFERF
- a CDS encoding MFS transporter; translation: MTHQTLSAMRETQVSSARLTAGELAARIDRLPATRSIWSLVLLLSLGAYFEFYELFSTAYVLPGIIKSGVLSATTEGFFAFNGAASYIAATFLGLLIGVLAFGSVADRLGRRSVFTVALLWYSVSAVCMAFQHDAVGLNFWRLMTGIGLGVELVTIDAYLSELVPARIRGRAFAVSTVISYLAVPSVALVAWLLVPRSVFGLEGWRVVILLGGAGALLVWLLRLGLPESPRWLASHGQLEQATAVVERMEAKALQQSGRSLPIPQPPRAVAVGERASFREIWQTPYRRRTVMLVIFHAAQAIGLYGFSNWMPTFLVHRGVGLSSSLEYGLMVSFVAPLGPLLAVSFADRVERKWLIVAAALVMSAAGVMFINLDSGLAILITGALLTLCGTLISLGFHAYQAELYPTRSRAMAIGFVYSISRVSGALSGFLIAACLKYAGVPGAVGLIVGCMLIVALSIGLLGPRTAGRSLEDISR
- the leuC gene encoding 3-isopropylmalate dehydratase large subunit, producing MGRTLFDKVWDAHVIKDLGDGWALLHIDRHLLHDLSGAPALGELAKRTLPPHSPELCFATPDHVVSSAPGRTEKTYPLGGMLWAGLKQGSQNGHIRLFDLGQPGQGIVHVMAPELGIALPGTTLVCGDSHTCTNGGLGALAFGIGSSEIVHVLATQTLRQQKPLRMRVRVEGTLPVGVTPKDLALHLIAKLGASAGVGYAVEFAGQTIEDMSIEGRLTLCNLAVELGAKYAQIAPDDTTFTYLRDRPFAPQGELFERAVEDWRALSSDADAVFDCEVQCDAKEVPPTVTWGTSPDQAMSIDGRIPDPETAGDAARAEAWRTALEYMGLDAGQPLAGTPVDWVFIGSCANSRLSDLRDAASVVRGKKVAPGVTAWVVPGSELVKRAAEAEGLDVVFKNAGFEWREPGCSMCVAANGERVPSSARAVSTSNRNFVGRQGPGARTHLASPAMAAAAAIAGTLIDIRSL
- a CDS encoding isocitrate lyase/PEP mutase family protein, with product MNAANQLRQLLARPEIVVAPGAYDGLTARLIQQAGFAAVYMTGAGTAAARGFPDFGLLGMSEMVDNAAVIARSADIPLIADADTGYGNELNVTRTVREFEARNVAAIHLEDQVFSKRCGHLDGKEIVERDEYIAKIRAAVAARRNPDFTIIARTDARAVVSLDEAIERANLAIEAGADMAFVEAPRTLEEVAAIPREVKGPCLLNLVPAGRTPLLPFAQAQDLGYRMVILPGLLLKATMEAGDAVLRDVRQTGQMPPLKIDASVAEFFRRFGSDEWSALRQRFQQNHQG